In the Styela clava chromosome 8, kaStyClav1.hap1.2, whole genome shotgun sequence genome, one interval contains:
- the LOC120345455 gene encoding myogenesis-regulating glycosidase-like, translating to MNNNSPRKNNGYARFASKPSYDQQEVGLIADDDDTVDDLVYRDDVNGRDKPDENTETKYSMRVSMERMNGVNVKTTHSTSCKLKFIVTLCGSIIIIGMILILHFYNNRPKTISIGDGPYGLAQLCLHDRSLKILDHMKNIKMEISIAGDYFPSIEYDQAYNCNEDPATMSGMCLRWPEHNTTLSIISVKIPISSSPSDALQCLKVSWSYKHNNIPEDCIYLDSVDNGEIIGQNVWFDTQNYVLWPQIQDSSCVKTCSHYVTGSQVGATEKAHKDMGGTVVEPLWMSSQALLVKASLHDPLLACSYLCHNATRSKLCLKTRDDDSHHLLAHSDVKERTSNLTYVVCAAENTKELYEKATSTLLKPDLSVTQGKLSNVVNDGVYFESGQEPSHLMTEKKKLTESCSFLFKRPLWNIVFNKDNVEKELNHIKEIGGTGILCNMSDIFTAIGDFELRNDSNINTMTVINSMHGMGFKVMLPVSPFVNFNSDNFQKAVYKDFLVKSQTKEAPVLTNVPMFGNRIYPGIVDFTNPETNGWFAKHVDFFKTKFKIDYIHLFFGQASWLPAQYSLHNPLHNPSFYSTLYTNVGRQIGTCTVTDVAFSSQGDRQIVMLKAVDGLESTMKLALASGLAGYPFFIPNLPFRLAEVSMMGPADLEDGFIRWIQLVSFFPVAHMPWDFDALSKAGVNFTRLTSMVKKCMNIRHGPVVGSALEAAMQDADKGGSIPIISPLWMAANVPPVSEGKFEIERIYKIQDQFMIGENIMFAPVLQMGQRSRSVYFPAGQWTELNKPGSKIGSDGRLWLSDYRVDLDDILIFVRKI from the exons ATGAATAATAACAGCCCACGAAAGAATAATGGATATGCCCGTTTTGCTTCCAAGCCAAGTTACGACCAACAAGAAGTTGGATTAATTGCAG ATGATGATGACACTGTGGATGATTTGGTTTACAGGGATGATGTCAATGGCAGGGATAAACCAGATGAGAATACTGAAACAAA ATATTCAATGCGAGTGAGTATGGAGAGGATGAATGGTGTTAATGTCAAAACAACGCATTCCACAAGTTGCAAGTTGAAGTTTATTGTTACATTATGTGGCTCCATTATAATAATCGGCATGATTCTTATTTTACATTTCTACAATAATCGCCCAAAGACTATCAGCATTGGGGATGGACCCTATGGTCTTGCACAACTGTGTTTACATGACAGGTCTCTGAAAATTTTAGACCACATGAAGAATATTAAAATGGAAATCTCAATTGCAGGAGATTATTTTCCTTCAATTGAATATGACCAAGCGTATAACTGTAACGAAGATCCAGCAACTATGTCTGGTATGTGCTTGAGATGGCCTGAACATAATACCACATTGAGCATTATTTCGGTGAAAATTCCGATTTCTTCGTCACCGAGTGATGCTCTTCAGTGCTTAAAGGTTTCATGGTCTTACAAGCATAATAACATACCTGAAGATTGTATATATCTAGACAGTGTTGATAATGGTGAAATAATCGGACAAAATGTCTGGTTTGATACTCAAAATTATGTTCTCTGGCCTCAAATTCAAGATTCATCATGTGTTAAGACATGTTCTCATTATGTTACTGGAAGTCAAGTCGGTGCCACTGAAAAAGCACATAAAGATATGGGTGGCACAGTTGTAGAACCACTTTGGATGTCATCACAAGCATTACTAGTGAAAGCATCATTACATGATCCTCTTCTTGCTTGTAGCTATTTATGTCATAACGCTACCCGATCAAAATTGTGTCTGAAAACAAGGGACGATGACAGCCATCATTTATTGGCACATTCTGATGTGAAAGAACGAACATCCAATCTGACGTATGTTGTTTGCGCAGCAGAGAATACAAAAGAACTTTATGAGAAGGCAACTTCTACTCTTTTAAAACCAGATCTTTCAGTTACTCAAGGTAAACTTTCAAATGTGGTTAATGATGGCGTTTATTTTGAATCTGGCCAGGAGCCTTCTCATCTTATgacagaaaagaaaaaattgacAGAATCTTGCTCTTTTCTATTCAAACGTCCTTTGTGGaacattgtttttaacaaaGATAATGTTGAAAAAGAGTTGAATCACATAAAGGAGATTGGTGGAACAGGAATATTATGTAACATGAGTGACATATTCACTGCAATTGGAGATTTCGAATTACGTAATGATTCCAACATAAACACAATGACTGTCATTAATTCAATGCATGGTATGGGATTTAAAGTAATGCTGCCAGTTTCACcctttgtaaattttaattctgataattTCCAAAAAGCAGTTTATAAAGATTTTCTCGTCAAAAGTCAGACAAAAGAGGCTCCTGTGCTAACAAATGTTCCAATGTTTGGAAATCGTATTTATCCCGGTATTGTTGATTTCACAAACCCTGAAACTAATGGATGGTTTGCAAAACATgtcgatttttttaaaacaaaattcaaaatagatTATATTCACTTATTTTTTGGACAAGCCTCATGGCTCCCAGCACAATATAGTTTGCATAATCCATTGCATAACCCAAGTTTTTATTCTACATTATATACGAATGTCGGACGACAAATTGGGACTTGCACAGTCACTGATGTTGCATTTTCATCGCAAGGGGATCGCCAGATCGTTATGCTTAAAGCAGTAGATGGTTTAGAATCTACTATGAAGTTGGCATTAGCATCCGGATTGGCTGGTTATCCCTTTTTCATTCCAAATCTACCCTTTCGCTTGGCAGAAGTGAGCATGATGGGACCAGCTGATTTAGAAGATGGTTTTATTAGATGGATCCAACTTGTATCTTTTTTTCCTGTTGCTCATATGCCCTGGGATTTTGATGCCCTAAGTAAAGCTGGAGTGAATTTTACCAGGCTTACCAGTATGGTTAAAAAGTGCATGAATATCAGGCATGGTCCAGTTGTCGGATCAGCACTGGAAGCTGCCATGCAAGATGCAGATAAAGGTGGCTCAATACCTATCATCTCCCCTTTATGGATGGCTGCTAATGTTCCACCAGTTTCTGAaggcaaatttgaaattgaaagaattTATAAAATCCAAGATCAATTCATGATTGGTGAAAATATAATGTTTGCGCCAGTATTGCAAATGGGGCAACGTTCTAGATCTGTATATTTTCCTGCTGGCCAGTGGACGGAATTGAATAAACCAGGAAGCAAAATAGGTTCAGATGGTAGACTTTGGCTTAGTGATTACAGAGTTGATTTAGATGACATTCTAATATTTGTACGTAAAATTTAA
- the LOC120346085 gene encoding Golgi-associated PDZ and coiled-coil motif-containing protein-like, with translation MTSAASLLSAFDLLEKEFDRAYVDLDLLLGDTELDDVDDILQTAKEKMSSLSSCFSQLCHKSQSAAQRNVKLEAELIHYRTELLDCRAEVEALKAESNTLLCQIHALQLQLHSTTTSDPMDATKIKENLEQELRNFKKDAKEQALLGETVKLYETQNEKLKERLALSEKELFGARLAAKYLDKELAGRIQQIQLLGRNIQTNNFEKMWSQLEAEIHLHRHKTVIKACRGNGNLPSPPQHINNDGPQNQGVGHVRKVTIEKRPEEGLGISITGGRDHGVPILISEIHPGGIVERVGGLYVGDALLSVNEASLRDVKHAEAVQLLCQEINSMTLEAVYVTPEEDYYSNGSEVASVTSSVIEEEQDKVYKEPISEKTTEK, from the exons ATGACTAGTGCAGCATCACTTTTATCAGCATTTGATTTACTGGAGAAAGAGTTTGATCGAGCTTATGTGGACCTTGACCTACTTCTCGGTGATACAGAACTTGATGATGTTGATGATATTTTGCAAACAGCGAAAGAGAAGATGAGTTCTCTCAGTTCATGTTTTTCTCAGTTATGCCACAAATCACAAAGTGCTGCTCAGAGGAATGTAAAATTAGAG GCAGAACTCATTCACTATCGAACTGAATTATTGGATTGTCGTGCAGAAGTGGAGGCATTAAAAGCAGAATCAAACACACTTCTTTGTCAAATCCACGCACTTCAACTTCAATTACACAGCACAACAACTTCAGATCCAATGGAtgcaacaaaaataaaagaaaatctg GAACAAGAATTAAGAAATTTTAAGAAAGATGCGAAAGAGCAAGCATTATTAGGAGAAACTgtgaaattatatgaaactcaAAATGAGAAACTCAAAGAAAGGTTAGCATTGTCGGAGAAAGAGTTGTTTGGTGCAAGATTGGCTGCAAAATATCTTGACAAAGAGTTAGCAGGAAG aATTCAACAAATTCAACTTTTGGGAagaaatatacaaacaaataattttgaaaagatgTGGAGTCAGTTAGAAGCTGAAATTCATTTACATCGACATAAAACAGTCATAAAAGCTTGCAGGGGAAATGGAAATCTACCTTCACCCCCACAGCAT ATAAATAATGATGGTCCACAAAACCAAGGTGTTGGTCATGTGAGAAAGGTTACAATTGAAAAAAGGCCTGAAGAGGGTTTAGGAATATCAATTACG ggaGGTCGGGATCATGGCGTGCCTATTTTAATATCGGAAATTCATCCAGGAGGTATTGTTGAACGTGTTGGTGGTTTATATGTTGGAGATGCATTATTATCTGTCAACGAGGCAAGCTTGCGGGATGTTAAACATGCAGAAGCTGTCCAACTTTTATGTCAAGAG ATTAATTCTATGACATTAGAAGCTGTTTATGTTACACCTGAAGAAGATTATTATAGCAACGGATCAGAAGTTGCTTCTGTAACGTCATCTGTTATTGAGGAAGAGCAAGACAAAGTTTATAAAG AGCCAATATCTGAGAAAACTACAGAGAAATGA